The Hymenobacter sp. 5317J-9 genome has a window encoding:
- a CDS encoding GAF domain-containing protein: protein MSATPAALLPEDEPERLRSLRAHEVLPTLIEPVFEEFVALTAQVFSLPISLIAVVEEDDVYYPANHGMPGHDRQARVEALCSTAVQQARAVVYHDLLLETAALTPEAVRAAEENDLRFYAGALLRLPNQPPLGTLCIIDRQPRTLSAAEQQLLEQLAALVSQAIAVRVVCLAHPTAGLEQWEALRAQLQEELRELTALVRYLFTRHGVQVPVPAELLSQVSRRLNDIKVLLEEHRCA from the coding sequence ATGTCCGCCACCCCCGCCGCCTTGTTGCCCGAAGACGAGCCCGAACGGCTCCGCAGCCTGCGCGCCCACGAGGTGCTGCCCACCCTCATTGAGCCCGTGTTTGAAGAGTTTGTGGCCCTCACGGCTCAGGTATTCAGCTTGCCCATCTCGCTCATTGCGGTGGTGGAGGAGGACGACGTGTACTACCCTGCCAACCACGGCATGCCCGGCCACGACCGGCAAGCCCGCGTGGAGGCCCTGTGCTCCACGGCGGTGCAGCAAGCCCGCGCCGTGGTCTACCACGACTTGCTGCTGGAAACCGCCGCCCTCACGCCCGAGGCCGTGCGTGCCGCCGAGGAAAACGACTTGCGCTTCTACGCTGGGGCGCTGCTGCGCCTGCCCAACCAGCCGCCCCTGGGCACGCTGTGCATCATCGACCGCCAGCCCCGCACCCTGAGCGCGGCCGAGCAGCAGCTGCTGGAGCAGCTGGCGGCCCTGGTCAGCCAGGCCATTGCCGTGCGCGTGGTGTGCCTGGCCCATCCCACGGCGGGCCTGGAGCAATGGGAGGCCCTGCGCGCTCAGCTGCAGGAGGAGCTGCGCGAGCTCACGGCGCTGGTGCGCTACCTCTTCACCCGCCACGGCGTGCAGGTGCCCGTGCCCGCCGAATTGCTGAGCCAGGTGTCCCGCCGTCTCAACGACATCAAAGTCCTGCTTGAGGAGCACCGCTGCGCCTAA
- a CDS encoding DUF5686 and carboxypeptidase regulatory-like domain-containing protein: protein MFSAFLRLLPLALVLSVLSAPSQAGVIKGTVRGANQQGLAFANVAVRGSATSTGANEQGEYQLRLAAGRYELVFQYVGYRPQVQPVRVPGGDSLLTVNVTLQAEAYNLGEVLVKSSDRDPAYAIIQQAQQWRAYHRREVAAYRARIYIKALGRIDDTPAKIMGLFKLGPDIKKGIFYLSESLSDFSFTQPNVVKERMLSSRVSGDSRGLSFNRASAGRNLGFYENLIKPAFSERGFVSPIAANAMLFYKYELVGSTPRGGEVVHKIRVIPRRRTDPVFSGYIYIVDGSWRIHSVDLSLDQDAQIDYVDNLTINQQYAPAPGNPNVWLIQSQQVRANLSGLGFKGSGYITAVLSNYANVVPTYPAPPEPKAAPPVVAEKPDAPVGQETAAQIRKRKPDLRGLNAQVRKKVKQAQRDSLKNDPFASMGRGEVQRIEKGVNERDSAYWDAIRPVPLTAEEQKDYHVKDSTEIIRRSRPYQDSLDKKRNEFEPMSLVIGGYTYQNTYKKQSVSVQPVAQIFQYNTVEGIVLNAQATFSQRTDDRRYFTLTPTLRYGFSSEQLNPSLSATWQLHPAKLKQISVVAGRTVENFDKNSQLTPAINTFYTLYLNRNYAKLYRRDGAEFTYLTEPVNGLNLRATAGYFDRHELANTTDRLIHDVPGRAFTPNIPLSDELADTRFGRSRILTVGLSLDYKPGQRYINRPDGKLNLGSKWPTFNVQGRAALPGVLGADVRYLLLQAGVRDAVPLGLLGTSNFRINVGGFVGKQEGMTFIDYRHFSGNQTLLTGNFSYFQLLDYYRFSTNNAYLEAHYDHHFNGFFLNYVPLLRKLKWQEVASLNYLNTRQAGHYVEVGVGIEHILKVLRVDFYTALQSGERLGTGFRVGFGF, encoded by the coding sequence ATGTTCTCCGCTTTTCTGCGCTTGCTACCCCTGGCCTTGGTGCTAAGTGTTTTGTCCGCACCGTCTCAGGCCGGCGTCATCAAAGGCACGGTGCGCGGAGCCAACCAGCAGGGGCTGGCGTTTGCCAACGTGGCGGTGCGCGGCTCGGCCACCAGCACCGGCGCCAACGAGCAGGGCGAATACCAGCTGCGCCTCGCGGCGGGGCGCTACGAGCTGGTGTTTCAGTACGTGGGCTACCGGCCGCAGGTGCAGCCGGTGCGCGTGCCGGGCGGCGACTCGCTGCTGACCGTGAACGTGACCCTGCAGGCCGAGGCCTACAACCTGGGCGAGGTGCTGGTGAAATCCTCGGACCGCGACCCGGCCTACGCCATCATTCAGCAGGCGCAGCAGTGGCGGGCCTACCACCGACGCGAAGTAGCCGCCTACCGGGCCCGCATCTACATCAAAGCCCTGGGCCGGATAGACGACACGCCGGCCAAAATCATGGGCCTGTTCAAGCTGGGGCCCGACATCAAAAAAGGCATCTTCTACTTGTCCGAGAGCCTGTCCGATTTCAGCTTCACGCAGCCCAACGTGGTGAAGGAGCGCATGCTGTCGAGCCGGGTGAGCGGCGACTCGCGCGGGCTGAGCTTCAACCGGGCCAGCGCGGGGCGCAACCTGGGTTTTTATGAGAACCTGATAAAGCCGGCGTTTTCGGAGCGCGGGTTTGTGTCGCCCATCGCCGCCAACGCCATGCTGTTCTACAAGTACGAGCTGGTGGGCAGCACGCCCCGCGGCGGCGAGGTGGTGCACAAAATTCGGGTGATACCGCGTCGGCGCACCGACCCCGTGTTCTCGGGCTACATCTACATCGTGGACGGCTCCTGGCGCATTCACTCCGTCGATTTGAGCCTGGACCAGGACGCCCAGATTGACTACGTCGACAACCTGACCATCAACCAGCAATACGCACCCGCGCCGGGCAACCCCAACGTCTGGCTCATCCAGTCGCAGCAGGTGCGCGCCAACCTGTCGGGACTGGGATTCAAGGGCTCGGGCTACATCACGGCCGTGCTTTCCAACTACGCCAACGTGGTGCCCACCTACCCGGCCCCGCCCGAGCCCAAGGCCGCCCCGCCCGTGGTGGCCGAGAAGCCCGACGCGCCCGTGGGCCAGGAAACCGCCGCCCAAATTCGCAAGCGCAAGCCCGACCTGCGCGGCCTCAACGCCCAGGTGCGCAAGAAGGTGAAGCAGGCCCAGCGCGATTCCCTCAAAAACGACCCCTTCGCCAGCATGGGCCGGGGCGAGGTGCAGCGCATCGAGAAAGGCGTGAACGAGCGCGACTCGGCCTACTGGGACGCCATCCGGCCGGTGCCGCTCACGGCCGAGGAGCAGAAGGATTACCACGTGAAAGACAGCACGGAAATCATCCGCCGCTCGCGCCCCTACCAGGACTCGCTGGACAAGAAACGCAACGAGTTTGAGCCCATGAGCCTGGTGATAGGCGGCTACACCTACCAGAACACCTACAAAAAGCAGTCGGTGTCGGTGCAGCCCGTGGCCCAGATTTTCCAGTACAACACAGTGGAAGGCATTGTGCTCAACGCCCAGGCCACCTTCAGCCAGCGCACCGACGACCGGCGCTATTTCACCCTCACGCCCACGCTGCGCTACGGCTTCAGCAGCGAGCAACTCAACCCCAGCCTCAGCGCCACCTGGCAACTGCACCCCGCCAAGCTAAAGCAAATCAGCGTGGTAGCGGGCCGAACCGTCGAGAACTTCGACAAGAACTCGCAGCTCACGCCGGCCATCAACACCTTCTACACGCTGTACCTCAACCGCAACTACGCCAAGCTCTACCGCCGCGACGGCGCCGAATTTACCTACCTCACCGAGCCGGTGAACGGCCTGAACCTGCGCGCCACGGCCGGCTACTTCGACCGCCACGAGCTGGCCAACACCACCGACCGCCTCATCCACGACGTGCCGGGCCGGGCTTTCACGCCCAACATCCCGCTGAGCGACGAGCTGGCCGACACCCGGTTTGGCCGCAGCCGCATCCTCACGGTGGGGCTGTCGCTCGACTATAAGCCCGGCCAGCGCTACATCAACCGCCCCGATGGCAAGTTAAACCTCGGCTCGAAGTGGCCCACCTTCAACGTGCAGGGGCGCGCCGCCCTGCCCGGCGTGCTGGGTGCCGACGTGCGCTACCTGCTGCTGCAGGCCGGCGTGCGCGACGCCGTGCCGCTGGGCCTGCTGGGCACCAGCAACTTCCGGATAAATGTGGGTGGCTTTGTGGGCAAGCAGGAGGGCATGACGTTCATTGACTACCGCCACTTCTCCGGCAACCAAACCCTGCTCACCGGCAACTTCAGCTATTTCCAGCTGCTGGACTATTACCGCTTCAGCACCAACAACGCCTACCTGGAAGCCCACTACGACCACCACTTCAACGGCTTCTTCCTCAACTACGTGCCGCTGCTGCGCAAGCTGAAATGGCAGGAAGTGGCCTCGCTCAACTACCTCAACACCCGCCAGGCCGGCCACTACGTGGAAGTAGGCGTGGGCATCGAGCACATCCTGAAGGTATTGCGGGTCGACTTCTACACCGCCCTGCAAAGCGGCGAGCGGCTGGGCACCGGCTTCCGGGTGGGGTTTGGTTTTTAA
- a CDS encoding DMT family transporter: protein MRLMLLSTLLFAGMNACVKQLHHLPALEIIFFRSLFSIVASYVALRRLGVAPFGHSRALLISRGSTGALALMCYFASLQHLPLATAVTVQYLAPICTAVLGIWLVREPVRPWQWLFFGLSFGGVLLVGQGSPTAANATAGSAWPYLAVGLLSALISGLSYNAIRTLRGREHPVVIVFYLPLISLPLTAVACLFQWRTPQGADWLWLLACGAFTQAAQVAMTRAYQLERLSRVAPLNYLGILYALGLGYWLFGESFGPLAYAGIALVLVGVGLNAWYTGRQLLAAAVPAPAEEAVA, encoded by the coding sequence GTGCGGCTTATGCTGCTGAGCACCTTGCTGTTTGCGGGCATGAATGCCTGCGTGAAGCAACTGCACCACCTGCCGGCGCTTGAAATCATTTTCTTTCGCTCGCTCTTTTCCATCGTGGCCAGCTACGTGGCGTTGCGGCGGTTGGGCGTGGCGCCGTTTGGCCACAGCCGCGCCTTGCTTATCAGCCGGGGCAGCACGGGCGCGCTGGCGCTCATGTGCTACTTCGCCTCGCTACAGCACCTGCCGCTGGCCACGGCGGTCACGGTGCAGTACCTGGCTCCCATCTGCACGGCTGTGCTGGGCATCTGGCTGGTGCGCGAGCCCGTGCGGCCCTGGCAATGGCTGTTTTTCGGGCTGAGCTTTGGCGGGGTGCTGCTGGTGGGGCAGGGCAGCCCGACGGCGGCCAATGCCACGGCGGGCAGCGCCTGGCCGTATCTGGCGGTGGGCCTGCTGAGCGCCCTGATATCGGGCCTGAGCTACAACGCCATCCGCACCTTGCGCGGGCGCGAGCACCCGGTGGTTATCGTGTTCTACCTGCCCCTGATTTCGCTGCCGCTCACGGCCGTGGCCTGCCTGTTTCAGTGGCGCACCCCGCAGGGAGCCGACTGGCTCTGGCTGCTGGCCTGCGGGGCCTTCACCCAGGCCGCCCAGGTGGCCATGACGCGGGCTTACCAGCTGGAACGCCTCAGCCGGGTGGCGCCGCTCAATTACCTCGGCATTCTCTACGCACTGGGGCTGGGCTATTGGCTGTTCGGCGAAAGCTTCGGGCCGCTGGCTTACGCGGGCATAGCGCTGGTGCTGGTGGGCGTGGGGCTGAATGCCTGGTACACGGGCCGGCAGCTGCTTGCTGCCGCCGTGCCGGCGCCGGCTGAGGAGGCGGTGGCTTGA